One genomic segment of Trichococcus shcherbakoviae includes these proteins:
- the spxA gene encoding transcriptional regulator SpxA: MVTLYTSPSCTSCRKARAWLEENNIPYTERNIFSEPLTEIEIKSILKMTEEGTEEIISTRSKAFQELNIDLDDLPLNTLFTLIEDNPGLLRRPIILDEKRLQVGYNEDEIRRFLPREVRALELQKAQRLANF, translated from the coding sequence ATGGTAACATTATATACTTCCCCAAGTTGTACCTCATGTCGCAAGGCACGTGCATGGCTAGAAGAAAATAACATCCCTTATACTGAAAGGAATATATTCTCCGAACCTTTGACAGAAATTGAAATCAAAAGCATCCTGAAAATGACTGAAGAAGGCACTGAAGAAATTATTTCCACTCGATCCAAAGCGTTCCAAGAACTGAACATCGACTTAGACGATTTACCTTTAAATACATTATTCACTCTGATCGAGGATAATCCCGGCCTGTTGCGTCGTCCGATCATTCTGGACGAGAAACGTTTGCAAGTGGGATACAACGAAGACGAAATCCGTCGTTTCTTGCCGAGGGAAGTCCGCGCGTTGGAACTACAAAAAGCGCAAAGATTGGCAAACTTCTAG
- a CDS encoding adaptor protein MecA yields MMEMENINENTIRVLIENSDLEERGITFLDLLGNQKQIESFFYSILEEVDVDNQFHESDAITFQVLPNGNGLELFISKGMNNEDDFDMANGSNQLEHVVDYIKKQTKSFNARDKTDVESEEDDMAPVEVVFKFQSFDDFLELAKRMFLESGVSSLYYYDNQYYLTVVYFIDEMTETNIDNEILKALEFAEESDIAVEILGEYGKLVIQDNALESARHYFK; encoded by the coding sequence ATGATGGAAATGGAAAACATCAACGAAAACACAATTCGCGTTTTGATTGAGAATTCTGATTTAGAGGAAAGAGGCATCACCTTTCTGGATTTATTAGGAAATCAAAAGCAAATCGAGAGCTTTTTCTACAGCATCCTGGAGGAAGTCGATGTTGATAATCAATTTCATGAATCAGATGCAATTACTTTCCAAGTGCTGCCTAATGGGAATGGCTTAGAGTTATTCATCAGTAAAGGGATGAATAATGAAGACGACTTCGACATGGCGAATGGCTCCAATCAATTGGAGCATGTAGTGGATTACATCAAAAAACAGACAAAGAGCTTCAACGCACGGGATAAAACGGATGTTGAATCCGAAGAAGATGATATGGCACCGGTGGAAGTCGTATTTAAATTCCAGAGTTTTGATGATTTCTTGGAGCTGGCGAAACGGATGTTTTTGGAGAGCGGCGTATCTTCGCTTTACTATTATGATAATCAATATTATTTGACGGTTGTCTATTTCATAGATGAGATGACGGAAACGAATATCGATAACGAAATTCTGAAGGCTTTGGAATTTGCGGAGGAATCTGATATCGCTGTTGAAATATTGGGCGAATACGGTAAGTTGGTCATCCAGGACAACGCATTGGAATCAGCCAGACACTACTTTAAATAA
- a CDS encoding competence protein CoiA family protein, whose amino-acid sequence MLIARNASGELIQAYQASKQKGKNLEEYYCPACKGKLVLKNGNIMVAHFAHHQHSDCAVFSEGETLSHLKGKQLLFEKFKSEGFEVTLECWLPELQQRPDLLLVLGDGKKIAVEYQCSPISPADLLARTKGYQRFGYEVWWICGMNYQPGSTKMTQSIYQFLKHSVALGSWIGILDTQTEEMAIYHHLKLGSDDRFHFVKTAIPLDGLKLACLENLYREGHLPGAADLMPKACEKNVPRKHMQAKDINLLRYRTDPEHRKFLLAVYLDRKDLYHLPAFLFELPCRTLGIRTPAYIWRYYLLRDFSDPETTTPLTKKQLLDWLSKCIRMNMIRTRTSKEADEANLWEPLLQFMMRLVEDGHAAAIGREEWILLSAPLEGKTDIQHSCLG is encoded by the coding sequence ATGCTGATCGCTAGAAATGCAAGTGGAGAATTGATTCAGGCTTACCAGGCTTCAAAACAAAAAGGCAAGAATCTCGAAGAGTATTATTGTCCGGCCTGCAAAGGGAAGTTGGTGCTGAAAAATGGAAACATCATGGTTGCGCATTTTGCCCACCATCAACATTCGGATTGTGCCGTTTTTTCGGAAGGCGAAACGCTTTCCCACCTAAAAGGGAAGCAGTTGCTTTTTGAAAAATTCAAGAGTGAAGGTTTTGAAGTCACACTGGAGTGTTGGCTGCCGGAATTGCAGCAGCGCCCGGATCTACTGCTAGTTCTTGGGGATGGAAAGAAAATTGCTGTGGAGTACCAATGCAGTCCGATCTCGCCTGCCGATTTGTTGGCGCGGACGAAGGGATACCAACGATTCGGCTACGAAGTATGGTGGATTTGTGGGATGAACTATCAACCGGGCAGCACCAAAATGACGCAGTCCATCTATCAATTCTTGAAGCATTCCGTCGCACTTGGAAGTTGGATCGGTATTCTGGATACCCAAACGGAAGAAATGGCCATCTATCACCACCTCAAGTTGGGAAGTGATGATCGTTTTCATTTTGTGAAGACTGCGATTCCTTTGGATGGACTCAAACTTGCTTGCTTAGAGAATCTCTACAGGGAGGGGCATTTGCCAGGTGCTGCCGATTTGATGCCTAAAGCTTGCGAAAAAAATGTCCCACGAAAGCATATGCAGGCGAAGGATATCAATCTGTTGCGGTACCGCACCGACCCGGAGCACCGGAAATTTCTGTTGGCGGTCTATCTCGATCGGAAGGACCTTTATCATTTGCCGGCATTCCTGTTCGAATTACCTTGCCGAACATTAGGCATCCGCACACCGGCATATATTTGGCGGTACTATCTTCTCCGGGATTTCAGCGATCCGGAAACGACAACGCCTCTCACCAAAAAACAGCTGCTTGATTGGCTGTCAAAATGCATACGCATGAACATGATCCGGACAAGGACGTCGAAGGAAGCTGATGAGGCGAATTTATGGGAACCGTTGCTCCAATTCATGATGCGTCTGGTCGAGGATGGGCATGCCGCAGCCATCGGCAGGGAGGAATGGATCCTGCTTTCCGCGCCGTTGGAAGGGAAAACGGATATTCAGCATTCTTGCTTGGGGTAG
- the pepF gene encoding oligoendopeptidase F, translating to MTNTQKRLKRAEVPETSTWDLTTIFATDEAFEKALDELAGAVPFVKALQGSIGSSSHSLLKGIEEVLKINQKLERVYVYSHLKNDQDTADSLYQNLHDKALSILTSVSEATSWFEPEILEIPEDELEKYLAENEKLQPYAHLLDSLTSAREHVLSAREEELLAGAGEIFAAPSKTFSVLNNADITFPTVKNEEGQDVQLTHGLYGQLMESPDREVREGAFKALYQTYEGLKNTFATTLSTNVKAHNYKAKVHKYESARAAALANNHIPEAVYDTLLQVVNEHLPLLHRYVDLRKQLLGVEELHMYDMYTPLTGEAPIKYSIEAATEETLRGLQPLGEDYQAILQEAFGNRWIDWLENEGKRSGAYSSGAYDTNPYILMNWQDSLNQLYTLVHELGHSVHSYLTRKNQPYVYGDYSIFLAEIASTTNENILTDYLLKTQTDPKVRIYILNHYLDGFKGTIFRQTQFAEFEHYIHQQALAGVPLTQDFMTSYYAELNAKYYGPSVEKDPEIGIEWTRIPHFYYNYYVYQYATGFSAATALAKRIVEGEEGALEQYLAYLKAGNSDYPIEVMKKAGVDMTQSAYIEDAMKVFEERLNELEQLIAAQQA from the coding sequence ATGACAAACACACAAAAACGACTGAAGAGAGCGGAGGTCCCGGAGACTTCCACATGGGATTTGACAACGATCTTTGCGACAGATGAAGCTTTCGAGAAAGCGTTGGACGAATTAGCGGGTGCAGTGCCGTTCGTGAAGGCCTTGCAAGGATCCATCGGCTCAAGCAGTCACTCCTTGCTGAAAGGGATTGAAGAAGTCCTCAAGATCAACCAGAAATTGGAACGGGTCTATGTTTACTCCCATCTGAAGAATGATCAGGATACTGCGGACAGCCTGTATCAGAATCTGCACGACAAAGCTTTGTCGATCTTGACGAGCGTCAGTGAAGCGACTTCTTGGTTCGAACCGGAAATACTGGAGATTCCGGAGGACGAGCTGGAGAAATACTTGGCAGAGAACGAAAAGTTGCAGCCGTATGCGCATCTTTTGGATAGCCTAACCTCTGCTCGTGAGCATGTCCTGTCCGCCAGAGAAGAAGAGTTGTTGGCGGGGGCTGGGGAAATCTTTGCTGCGCCAAGCAAAACCTTCTCGGTTCTCAATAACGCAGACATCACCTTCCCGACAGTCAAGAACGAGGAAGGCCAAGATGTCCAACTGACTCACGGTTTGTATGGGCAGCTGATGGAAAGTCCGGATCGGGAAGTGCGCGAAGGGGCCTTCAAAGCGCTCTACCAAACGTATGAGGGTCTGAAAAATACGTTTGCGACCACCTTATCCACGAACGTGAAGGCGCACAATTACAAAGCCAAAGTGCATAAATATGAATCTGCCCGTGCAGCGGCGCTGGCGAACAATCACATTCCGGAAGCGGTTTATGATACGTTGCTCCAGGTGGTCAATGAGCATCTGCCTTTGTTGCATCGCTATGTGGACTTGCGCAAGCAATTGTTGGGTGTCGAGGAGTTGCATATGTACGATATGTATACCCCGTTGACAGGGGAGGCACCGATCAAATACAGCATCGAGGCGGCGACTGAAGAAACCTTGCGCGGCCTTCAGCCGCTGGGAGAGGATTATCAGGCTATCCTCCAGGAGGCATTCGGCAACCGTTGGATCGACTGGCTTGAGAATGAGGGCAAACGCAGCGGAGCTTATTCTTCCGGCGCCTATGACACGAATCCGTATATCCTGATGAATTGGCAAGATTCATTGAATCAACTGTATACCTTGGTCCATGAACTGGGTCACAGTGTGCACAGCTATCTGACGAGAAAGAATCAGCCCTATGTGTACGGCGATTATTCGATTTTCCTGGCCGAAATCGCTTCGACAACAAACGAAAATATTTTGACTGATTATTTGCTGAAGACCCAGACCGATCCCAAGGTCCGCATCTATATCTTGAATCATTACCTTGACGGCTTCAAGGGAACGATCTTCCGTCAAACCCAATTTGCTGAATTTGAGCACTACATCCATCAGCAAGCCTTGGCAGGTGTTCCTTTGACACAAGATTTCATGACTTCTTATTATGCAGAACTGAACGCCAAATATTATGGTCCAAGTGTCGAAAAGGACCCTGAGATTGGAATCGAATGGACCCGCATCCCGCATTTCTACTATAATTACTACGTTTACCAATACGCAACCGGCTTTTCGGCTGCGACGGCATTGGCAAAACGGATCGTTGAGGGAGAGGAAGGCGCGTTGGAGCAGTACCTTGCCTATCTGAAAGCAGGAAACAGTGACTATCCGATTGAAGTGATGAAAAAAGCAGGCGTGGATATGACTCAGTCCGCTTACATTGAGGATGCCATGAAAGTGTTCGAGGAACGTCTGAACGAACTGGAACAATTGATTGCGGCGCAACAAGCTTAA
- a CDS encoding DsbA family protein: protein MYRSKQNTTDSISSPQQIFELYLFVNPIGYKCYRTEQEVLKFMSSLDGPKVHFRFITFHNFNTVTQYMKRLNLPEKDLTLRNQIYSSIYDASLAYKAALMQGKKRGRNFLLHLQKSLADGKTIYSNELLAEVAVKAKLDVDMFFEDKESPFVKSSYEADQHIAQEMNIKTNPSLVIFDNLNYQYGLLLEDNITAEVLHEVIKDCSVACEQKSANMKKTNITTIGKNYLRITH from the coding sequence ATGTATAGGTCAAAACAGAATACAACTGATTCTATCTCTTCTCCTCAACAAATTTTTGAGCTTTATCTATTTGTGAACCCGATCGGCTACAAATGCTACCGTACGGAACAAGAAGTCCTGAAATTCATGAGTTCGTTGGATGGACCTAAAGTCCACTTCCGTTTCATAACGTTCCATAATTTCAATACCGTCACTCAGTATATGAAGCGATTAAATTTACCGGAAAAGGATCTTACCTTACGTAATCAAATATATAGTTCAATCTATGATGCCTCATTGGCATACAAGGCTGCCTTGATGCAAGGTAAAAAACGCGGCCGCAACTTTTTGCTCCATCTGCAGAAATCACTTGCGGATGGCAAGACCATCTATTCAAATGAACTGTTGGCTGAAGTCGCCGTCAAAGCCAAACTGGACGTCGATATGTTCTTCGAGGATAAGGAATCACCTTTCGTAAAAAGCAGCTACGAAGCGGACCAGCACATCGCGCAAGAGATGAACATCAAAACGAATCCGTCTCTTGTCATCTTTGATAATCTGAATTATCAATACGGCCTCTTGTTGGAGGACAACATCACTGCCGAGGTACTTCATGAAGTGATCAAAGATTGCTCGGTTGCATGCGAACAGAAGAGTGCCAACATGAAAAAAACAAATATCACGACAATCGGAAAAAACTACCTACGCATCACACACTGA
- a CDS encoding CYTH domain-containing protein — protein sequence MSQNIEKEFKNLLNKEEYEALLTAFNLEATEPIKQTNVYFDTPDFKLKGLNSGLRIRMYEHKGEITLKTPIQENEKLETNDDLTLDEAKALVDSHRIKASGNVADKLKELGIATEDLRIIGQLSTIRYDFPGDKGTYFLDKSFYQDQMDYELEFESESLEEGALAFQIFLKLHDIKVRKAKQKIERMLAYPNSTTHQ from the coding sequence ATGAGCCAAAATATTGAAAAAGAATTCAAAAACCTATTGAATAAAGAAGAATACGAAGCGTTGCTTACTGCCTTCAACCTTGAAGCAACAGAACCCATCAAACAAACAAACGTCTATTTCGATACACCTGACTTTAAACTCAAGGGCCTGAACAGCGGACTGCGCATCCGTATGTATGAACATAAAGGTGAAATCACACTGAAAACACCTATTCAGGAGAATGAAAAATTGGAAACGAACGATGATCTGACCCTTGATGAAGCAAAAGCATTGGTCGATTCCCACCGGATCAAAGCATCGGGAAATGTGGCCGATAAACTGAAGGAGTTGGGCATTGCGACAGAAGACCTTAGGATCATCGGCCAGCTCTCTACCATCCGTTATGATTTCCCCGGGGACAAAGGTACCTACTTCTTGGATAAAAGCTTCTACCAAGATCAAATGGATTACGAATTGGAATTCGAGTCCGAGTCTTTGGAAGAAGGGGCTCTCGCGTTCCAAATTTTCCTGAAACTTCACGATATCAAAGTCCGAAAAGCGAAACAAAAAATCGAACGCATGCTGGCCTATCCCAATTCGACTACGCACCAATAA
- a CDS encoding GTP pyrophosphokinase family protein, whose product MENKEVENWDSFLAPYEQAVEELKVKLKGIRKQYRDENVHAPIEFITGRVKKKESILEKAEVRDIDLTRLEQDVQDIAGLRIMCQFVEDIHEVVRLLRARNDFEIIIERDYVTHKKESGYRSYHMVIEYPVQRIYEEKKILVEIQIRTLAMNFWATIEHSLNYKYRGEYPEELHDRLIRAAEAAFRLDEEMSEIREEIKDAQRYFSDKRDDSR is encoded by the coding sequence ATGGAAAATAAGGAAGTTGAAAACTGGGATTCATTTTTAGCACCGTACGAACAAGCGGTAGAGGAATTAAAAGTTAAGCTGAAGGGAATCCGTAAGCAGTATCGCGATGAGAATGTGCATGCACCCATTGAATTCATCACTGGGCGGGTCAAAAAGAAGGAAAGCATATTGGAAAAGGCGGAAGTCCGGGATATTGACCTGACCAGACTGGAACAGGATGTGCAGGATATTGCCGGCTTGCGGATCATGTGCCAATTTGTAGAGGATATACATGAGGTTGTGCGCCTTCTGCGCGCAAGAAATGACTTTGAAATCATTATAGAACGGGATTATGTTACACATAAAAAAGAGAGCGGTTATCGCTCTTACCATATGGTGATTGAATATCCGGTCCAGCGTATTTACGAAGAAAAGAAAATATTGGTCGAAATTCAGATCAGGACTCTGGCCATGAATTTTTGGGCAACGATCGAACATTCATTGAACTACAAATATCGGGGCGAATATCCGGAAGAACTGCATGACCGTCTGATACGTGCGGCAGAAGCCGCTTTCCGTCTCGACGAAGAGATGTCGGAAATTCGCGAAGAAATAAAGGATGCTCAACGCTATTTCTCTGACAAAAGAGATGATAGCCGATGA
- a CDS encoding NAD kinase, giving the protein MKIALVHNQTPETLSVAAKFKEMCLAEKIEIVTDHPDLVVSIGGDGTLLSAFHKYEDQLSQVRFVGIHTGHLGFYTDWRTYELPELTESLKHDKGESVSYPLLDVRVKYADEEEETRYIALNEASLKKMDGTMVCDIYVKDELFETFRGDGLCVSTPTGSTGFSKSLGGAVIHPRTEAIQLTEMASVNNRIYRTLSSPMIIAKDEWIVIYPHKEDRLILSVDHLTFKKRSIERLVYRIARERVHFARYRHTHFWDRVEDAFIGVKKNDRNERAKEQ; this is encoded by the coding sequence ATGAAAATTGCACTGGTCCATAACCAGACGCCAGAGACTTTATCGGTTGCGGCGAAATTCAAAGAGATGTGCCTCGCTGAAAAGATTGAGATTGTCACGGACCATCCGGATCTGGTGGTGTCGATCGGGGGAGACGGCACCTTGCTGTCAGCTTTCCATAAGTACGAAGACCAATTGAGCCAAGTGCGTTTTGTGGGGATCCATACCGGGCACCTGGGCTTTTATACAGATTGGCGGACCTACGAACTGCCGGAGCTTACCGAAAGCCTAAAGCATGATAAAGGGGAAAGCGTGAGCTATCCCTTGCTCGATGTCCGCGTCAAGTATGCGGATGAAGAGGAAGAAACCCGCTACATCGCTTTGAATGAAGCGAGTCTGAAGAAAATGGACGGAACGATGGTTTGCGATATCTACGTGAAGGATGAACTGTTCGAGACATTCCGTGGCGATGGTCTCTGTGTTTCCACACCAACAGGTTCGACGGGGTTCAGCAAGTCGCTGGGAGGAGCCGTTATCCATCCACGAACGGAAGCCATCCAGCTGACGGAGATGGCCTCGGTGAATAACCGCATCTATCGGACGCTGAGCTCGCCTATGATCATCGCGAAAGACGAGTGGATCGTGATCTATCCGCACAAGGAAGATCGTTTGATTTTGTCTGTGGATCACTTGACATTCAAGAAAAGAAGCATCGAAAGACTGGTTTATCGGATTGCCCGAGAGCGTGTACATTTCGCACGTTATCGTCATACGCATTTCTGGGATCGGGTCGAAGATGCATTCATCGGCGTAAAGAAAAACGATAGGAACGAACGGGCAAAGGAGCAGTGA
- a CDS encoding NAD(P)-dependent oxidoreductase encodes MATKKWLLKTRLKEQHIKKLKELYPDYDMVTDDAETEAFSEVEWTVGWNDRLTTLLEEGHLPALRWVQAISAGVNSLPLATFERQGIYLTNASGIHSEPIAEYVIGVLLSHMRGLRTAILNQPQRKWEQTTELQELKGKTMMIVGAGHIGNRLGELAKAFGMKVIAVNRSGKEIPGLDVTVKMDNIGTVIDFADVVVDILPQTDETYRVFDDALFSRMKKGVLFVNVGRGVTVDSDSLIKALDNGTVAFAALDVFDEEPLPAGSPLWNHEKILITPHFSGVVEHFRDNLFEVVSENAESYKKYGKPSRNLIDFEKKY; translated from the coding sequence ATGGCGACTAAAAAGTGGCTGCTGAAGACACGTTTGAAGGAACAGCACATCAAAAAGCTAAAAGAACTCTATCCCGATTACGATATGGTTACCGATGATGCTGAAACAGAAGCGTTCAGTGAAGTCGAGTGGACTGTCGGCTGGAACGACAGATTGACCACACTTTTGGAGGAAGGGCATTTGCCTGCATTAAGATGGGTCCAAGCGATTTCGGCCGGCGTGAACAGCCTTCCGTTGGCAACCTTTGAAAGACAGGGAATCTATTTGACGAATGCGAGCGGCATCCACAGCGAACCGATTGCTGAATACGTCATCGGCGTATTGCTTTCGCATATGCGCGGATTGCGGACTGCGATCTTGAATCAGCCGCAACGGAAATGGGAACAGACGACGGAGCTCCAGGAGCTGAAAGGCAAAACGATGATGATTGTCGGAGCGGGCCACATCGGCAATCGCTTGGGAGAATTGGCTAAAGCCTTCGGAATGAAGGTCATCGCTGTCAATCGCAGCGGCAAGGAGATACCCGGTTTGGATGTGACTGTCAAAATGGATAACATTGGCACGGTCATAGACTTTGCAGATGTTGTCGTGGACATTCTCCCCCAAACGGATGAAACCTACCGTGTTTTTGATGATGCTCTTTTTTCACGGATGAAAAAAGGCGTTCTCTTTGTTAACGTTGGGCGTGGCGTCACGGTGGACAGCGATAGCCTCATCAAGGCTTTGGACAACGGGACAGTGGCCTTTGCGGCGTTGGATGTGTTCGATGAGGAACCGTTGCCTGCCGGCAGTCCTTTGTGGAATCATGAAAAGATACTGATCACCCCGCATTTTTCGGGTGTGGTTGAGCATTTCCGCGACAATCTGTTTGAGGTTGTTTCAGAAAATGCAGAGAGTTATAAAAAATACGGCAAACCAAGCCGCAACCTGATTGATTTTGAAAAAAAATACTAA
- a CDS encoding RluA family pseudouridine synthase, with product MKTFLRSKGVSKSLLATIKFDGGCIWLNGKERTVLATLGKGDKVMIRIPDEGEHETTVGVDMPLDILFEDDHFLVVNKPFGAASIPSKVHPRLSMANRVKGYYQRQGYVDQVIHIVTRLDRDTTGVMLFARHGYAHALMDTLLRNKEVDKTYRAVLSETVLTETHGFIDAPIGRTEDSIITRMVREDGKQALTEYWLDKSYPDGQTVKIKLHTGRTHQIRVHFTSIGAPLLGDDLYGGKADPDMLRQALHCESLAFVHPISGEALKIEAPLPDDFIKWESRQRDKEADIHAGTTI from the coding sequence ATGAAGACTTTTTTACGTTCAAAGGGCGTATCAAAAAGTCTGTTGGCCACCATCAAATTCGATGGAGGCTGTATCTGGCTGAACGGCAAGGAAAGAACGGTATTGGCGACCTTGGGAAAAGGCGATAAAGTGATGATCCGCATACCGGATGAAGGGGAACATGAAACGACTGTCGGAGTGGACATGCCTTTGGACATTTTATTTGAGGACGACCACTTTTTGGTTGTGAACAAACCGTTTGGCGCTGCTTCCATCCCATCGAAGGTGCACCCGCGTCTTTCCATGGCGAATCGCGTGAAAGGCTACTATCAGCGTCAAGGCTACGTGGACCAAGTCATCCATATTGTCACGCGACTGGATCGAGATACGACAGGCGTCATGCTTTTTGCAAGGCATGGGTACGCGCATGCTCTGATGGATACGCTATTGCGCAACAAAGAAGTCGACAAAACATACCGTGCGGTTTTATCCGAGACCGTGCTGACGGAAACGCATGGATTCATCGATGCCCCTATCGGCAGGACTGAGGATTCGATCATAACGCGAATGGTGCGGGAAGACGGGAAACAAGCGCTGACGGAATACTGGTTGGATAAGTCCTATCCGGATGGACAGACTGTCAAAATCAAGTTGCATACGGGCAGGACCCATCAAATTCGCGTGCATTTCACCTCAATCGGTGCGCCTTTACTTGGGGATGACCTTTATGGAGGGAAAGCTGACCCAGACATGTTGCGGCAAGCCCTGCATTGCGAGTCATTGGCATTTGTGCATCCGATCAGTGGAGAAGCTTTAAAGATAGAAGCACCATTGCCTGATGATTTCATCAAATGGGAAAGCAGACAGAGGGATAAGGAGGCTGATATCCATGCTGGAACCACAATATGA
- the mgtE gene encoding magnesium transporter translates to MLEPQYEFELDEALAKIRESFQGENIERFRSDFLDYHLYDQAQIYLALSPEERITVYNYLSANEMADMFEIIEEDVESIEEYLLEMNNQYAADMLANMYADNAVDMLKQLKDERIWLYLRLMPTEAAKEIRALLSYEDETAGAIMTPEFVSIVANQTVRSAMAILKSKAPDAETIYYIYVVNVDNVLVGVISLRDLIVNDEDMMISDIMSERIVSVNVKEGQEDVAHKIRDYDFLAVPVVDENNVLLGIITVDDIIDVIDEEAVSDFSGLAGVDVEEQSENPFVAASKRLPWLITLLFLGMGTSTLISQYEGLISDASILSVFVTLITGTSGNAGTQSLAVAVRKIGMQDDEEKNLFRTILSELATGLISGLVTGITIALVIGVWKQNFILGGIIGISMLVAITVANLAGSLIPVLMDRLGFDPAVASGPFISTFSDLTSVLIYFNIAKHFITTLM, encoded by the coding sequence ATGCTGGAACCACAATATGAATTTGAACTGGACGAAGCGTTGGCAAAAATCCGCGAATCGTTCCAGGGAGAGAATATCGAAAGATTCCGTTCCGATTTTTTGGACTATCACCTCTATGATCAGGCCCAGATTTATCTGGCGTTGTCCCCTGAAGAACGCATAACGGTGTACAATTATCTCTCCGCGAACGAAATGGCGGACATGTTCGAAATCATCGAAGAAGATGTGGAATCGATTGAAGAGTATCTTTTGGAAATGAACAATCAATACGCGGCCGATATGTTGGCAAACATGTATGCCGATAATGCAGTGGACATGCTGAAGCAACTGAAGGATGAACGGATTTGGCTTTATCTGCGCTTGATGCCTACAGAGGCGGCGAAAGAGATCCGTGCCTTATTGAGTTATGAGGATGAGACTGCCGGGGCCATCATGACGCCGGAATTTGTCTCTATCGTAGCCAACCAGACGGTCCGATCCGCGATGGCTATCCTTAAAAGTAAAGCGCCTGACGCGGAAACGATCTACTATATCTACGTCGTCAATGTGGATAATGTGCTGGTCGGGGTCATTTCCTTGAGGGATCTGATCGTGAATGATGAAGATATGATGATCAGCGATATCATGAGTGAACGGATCGTATCGGTGAATGTAAAAGAAGGGCAAGAAGATGTTGCCCATAAAATCAGGGACTATGACTTCCTGGCTGTGCCGGTAGTCGACGAAAACAATGTATTGCTGGGTATCATCACCGTCGATGACATCATCGACGTCATCGACGAGGAAGCCGTCAGCGACTTCTCCGGATTGGCCGGGGTCGACGTTGAGGAGCAATCAGAAAACCCTTTTGTGGCAGCATCCAAACGTTTGCCGTGGTTAATTACGCTATTATTCTTGGGTATGGGTACTTCCACTTTGATCAGTCAGTATGAGGGGTTGATTTCGGATGCATCGATTCTTTCCGTATTTGTCACCTTGATCACCGGGACATCCGGTAATGCGGGGACACAATCACTTGCCGTCGCAGTCCGGAAAATCGGCATGCAGGATGATGAGGAGAAAAATTTATTCCGTACAATTTTATCCGAGTTGGCGACCGGTTTGATCTCCGGGTTGGTTACTGGTATAACGATTGCGCTTGTCATCGGTGTTTGGAAACAGAACTTCATTTTGGGTGGGATCATCGGTATTTCCATGTTGGTTGCCATCACGGTGGCGAATCTGGCCGGTAGCTTGATTCCGGTATTGATGGATCGCCTTGGCTTTGATCCTGCCGTCGCAAGCGGTCCGTTCATCTCGACATTCAGCGATTTGACTTCAGTTTTGATCTATTTCAACATCGCAAAACATTTTATCACCACACTCATGTAG
- a CDS encoding GNAT family N-acetyltransferase — MLHFEWTQDLKSKTYRDALDIRKEVFVEEQQVPVSIEIDDLEDKTLHLVGYEEFIPVATARIYPMENGKYKVQRVAIRKAVREKKYGSILMKEIERHVREIGGKRLFLGAQNHAIGFYEKVGYKICGEEYEEAGIQHHDMDKIL, encoded by the coding sequence TTGTTGCATTTTGAATGGACACAAGACTTAAAATCCAAAACCTACAGGGATGCCTTGGACATCCGTAAAGAAGTATTCGTGGAGGAGCAGCAGGTGCCGGTCTCCATAGAAATCGACGATTTGGAAGATAAAACCTTGCACCTCGTCGGATATGAAGAATTCATTCCGGTTGCCACTGCCCGCATTTATCCGATGGAAAACGGAAAATACAAGGTGCAGCGCGTCGCCATCCGCAAAGCCGTAAGGGAAAAGAAATACGGCAGCATCCTGATGAAGGAAATCGAAAGGCACGTCCGCGAAATCGGCGGCAAGCGCCTGTTCCTCGGAGCACAAAACCACGCCATCGGTTTTTACGAAAAAGTCGGCTACAAAATCTGCGGCGAAGAATACGAAGAAGCCGGCATCCAGCACCATGATATGGATAAAATACTATAG